One Mercenaria mercenaria strain notata unplaced genomic scaffold, MADL_Memer_1 contig_4296, whole genome shotgun sequence DNA window includes the following coding sequences:
- the LOC123546908 gene encoding interferon-induced protein 44-like produces YKQINFLGDFKGFRLCDVRGLTKEQRASENFLQDLKMLIEGRIKPQYTFDTAKPIADDDPYYNKTPTVSDMMHCVIILFDITEAYEVHSSHQADIKNIMKELNKTNVPVSVILTKADMLDPSVRRNIDNIYHSRKVLRAVETAERSLRVPKKDIHPVVNFENEIRFEWRTSLPLLAALKSCVSRARSHFYNDSRLQRD; encoded by the exons tacaaacaaataaatttcctcGGCGACTTTAAGGGATTCAGACTTTGTGATGTCAGAGGTCTTACAAAAGAACAGAGAGCATCTGAAAATTTTCTTCAGGACTTGAAAATGTTAATTGAAGGTCGCATAAAACCTCAATACACG TTTGATACCGCTAAGCCAATAGCTGATGACGATCCATATTACAACAAAACGCCAACTGTAAGTGACATGATGCACTGTGTTATCATCCTGTTTGACATCACGGAAGCATATGAGGTTCACTCAAGTCATCAAGCTGATATAAAGAACATTATGAAGGAACTAAACAAGACAA ATGTTCCAGTTTCCGTGATTCTAACAAAAGCTGACATGCTAGATCCCTCGGTGCGAAGAAATATTGATAACATATACCATAGTAGAAAGGTACTAAGGGCCGTGGAAACAGCAGAAAGATCGCTACGTGTACCTAAGAAGGATATACATCCTGTTGTAAATTTCGAGAACGAGATCAGATTTGAATGGAGGACATCTTTGCCTTTGCTTGCTGCATTAAAGTCTTGTGTAAGTAGGGCAAGGAGCCACTTCTATAATGACAGCAGACTTCAGCGTGATTAA